A single region of the Candidatus Thiopontia autotrophica genome encodes:
- the recQ gene encoding DNA helicase RecQ: protein MDKTPKDILQTVFGYSEFRPHQEEIISDVLSRHDAFILMPTGGGKSLCYQIPALIFPGTAIVISPLISLMKDQVDALKANGVEAAYYNSSLNEADSRQTIARFHAGELDLMYVAPERIMSAGFLARMKDVDISLFAVDESHCVSQWGHDFRPEYVQLGHLREQFPRIPMVALTATADPQTRRDIIHRLRLKESKVHVTGFDRPNIRYSALEKSKPFDQLKAFLSRVDGSRGIVYALSRKRVEEVADKLQLAGFRAHPYHAGLPAARRQEAHEKFMRDEIDVVVATVAFGMGIDKPDVRFVVHYDLPKNIEGYYQETGRAGRDGLPAEALLLFGAQDMVMARRLVENSQNEEQKRIETHKLNSMIAFAETLTCRRRVLLNYFGEELGKDCGNCDVCSDPPECYDATVDAQKALSCVYRVGQRYGMRHVVDVLRGMDNERIRNLHHNELTTYGIGGDRSDAEWTSLFRQLIHRGYLIQDIANYSVLKLTQDARSILKGEKKLELAKPRLKEKVKKRKKLAVAVEGRDELLFELLRDLRKDLSNQEGIAPFMVFGDATLTQMAIHLPKNRGEFLEINGVGEKKMYKYGEIFLGEIADYIESKSTVVT from the coding sequence GTGGATAAAACCCCAAAAGATATTCTTCAGACCGTATTTGGATACAGTGAATTTCGTCCCCACCAGGAAGAGATCATCAGTGATGTCCTCTCACGGCACGATGCTTTTATCCTGATGCCTACCGGTGGAGGAAAGTCTCTCTGTTACCAGATTCCGGCACTGATATTTCCTGGTACAGCTATCGTAATCTCCCCGCTTATCTCATTAATGAAAGATCAAGTGGATGCACTGAAGGCAAATGGCGTAGAGGCCGCATATTACAACTCATCACTAAATGAGGCAGATTCACGCCAGACCATTGCCCGTTTTCATGCGGGTGAGCTTGATCTAATGTACGTAGCACCAGAAAGAATCATGTCCGCCGGTTTTTTGGCAAGAATGAAAGATGTGGATATCTCACTGTTTGCGGTGGATGAATCACACTGTGTATCCCAGTGGGGGCATGATTTCAGACCGGAATATGTGCAGCTGGGACATTTACGAGAGCAGTTTCCGAGAATCCCAATGGTTGCTCTTACTGCCACAGCTGATCCTCAGACCCGCAGGGACATTATTCACCGTCTTCGTCTGAAAGAGTCAAAGGTTCATGTAACCGGTTTTGATCGGCCAAACATTCGTTACAGTGCGCTGGAGAAGAGCAAGCCATTTGATCAGCTCAAGGCCTTTTTGAGTCGTGTCGATGGAAGCAGAGGAATTGTCTATGCGCTTAGCCGAAAAAGGGTGGAGGAGGTTGCAGATAAACTACAGTTGGCAGGTTTTCGTGCGCATCCATACCATGCTGGTCTTCCAGCAGCCAGAAGGCAAGAGGCCCATGAAAAATTCATGAGGGATGAGATCGATGTGGTGGTTGCGACAGTTGCCTTCGGAATGGGTATAGACAAGCCTGATGTTCGTTTTGTGGTCCACTACGATCTGCCAAAAAATATTGAGGGATACTATCAGGAGACCGGGCGCGCAGGGCGTGATGGCCTGCCTGCGGAGGCGCTACTGCTGTTTGGTGCGCAGGATATGGTGATGGCTAGACGTCTGGTGGAAAATAGCCAAAATGAGGAGCAGAAGAGAATAGAGACCCACAAACTGAACAGCATGATTGCATTTGCAGAGACACTTACCTGTAGGCGTAGGGTGTTGCTCAACTACTTTGGTGAAGAACTCGGTAAAGATTGTGGGAACTGTGATGTATGTTCTGATCCGCCGGAGTGTTATGACGCCACTGTAGATGCGCAGAAAGCACTCTCTTGTGTTTATCGTGTAGGACAGAGATATGGAATGCGCCATGTGGTGGATGTGCTACGAGGAATGGATAACGAGCGTATCAGAAATCTTCACCATAATGAGCTCACCACATACGGTATTGGTGGGGATCGTAGTGATGCAGAGTGGACAAGCCTGTTTAGGCAGCTTATTCATCGAGGCTACCTTATTCAGGATATAGCCAACTACTCCGTATTAAAACTTACACAAGATGCACGTTCGATTCTGAAAGGGGAGAAGAAGCTAGAGTTGGCCAAACCAAGACTCAAAGAGAAGGTCAAAAAGAGGAAAAAACTGGCAGTTGCTGTTGAGGGTAGAGATGAACTGTTGTTTGAACTATTAAGAGATCTTCGCAAGGATCTGTCAAACCAAGAGGGGATTGCGCCATTTATGGTTTTTGGAGATGCAACTCTGACTCAGATGGCCATACACCTTCCAAAAAATAGAGGTGAGTTCCTTGAGATCAACGGAGTTGGTGAGAAGAAGATGTATAAGTACGGTGAGATATTTCTGGGTGAGATTGCCGATTACATCGAGTCAAAATCTACTGTTGTGACTTAA
- a CDS encoding YggS family pyridoxal phosphate-dependent enzyme translates to MAIRDQLDQIHQRIDGAAKQYGRPHQSVKLLAVSKTKPATMVHKAYDAGQRDFGENYLQDALEKIDALPLDDIVWHFIGAIQSNKTKTIAENFDWVHGVDRLKIARRLGEQRPSAKEPINICIQVNSSGEESKSGVLFSELPSLAKEIGKLPGIRLRGLMTLPAPSSSLNEQRVPFRQLHDAMVQLNEDGLSLDTLSMGMSGDMEAAIAEGATIVRIGTDIFGARQ, encoded by the coding sequence ATGGCCATTAGGGATCAACTTGACCAAATTCACCAGAGAATTGATGGTGCCGCAAAACAGTATGGACGCCCCCATCAATCTGTAAAGTTGCTTGCCGTCAGCAAGACAAAGCCTGCCACAATGGTGCACAAGGCCTATGATGCCGGACAGCGTGATTTTGGAGAGAACTATCTGCAGGATGCCCTGGAGAAAATCGATGCACTACCGCTCGATGATATTGTCTGGCACTTTATTGGTGCCATTCAATCCAACAAGACCAAGACCATAGCTGAAAATTTTGACTGGGTACATGGAGTAGATCGTCTGAAGATTGCGCGCAGGCTTGGTGAGCAGAGACCTTCTGCCAAAGAGCCCATCAATATCTGTATCCAGGTAAATAGCAGTGGTGAGGAGAGTAAATCCGGAGTCTTATTCAGTGAACTTCCCAGTCTGGCAAAGGAGATTGGCAAACTGCCCGGGATCAGATTGCGTGGCCTGATGACTCTGCCTGCACCATCCAGCAGTCTGAATGAACAGCGCGTACCTTTTCGGCAACTTCATGATGCAATGGTGCAACTCAACGAAGATGGGCTCTCTCTTGATACCCTCTCGATGGGCATGTCTGGAGATATGGAGGCTGCAATTGCCGAAGGTGCAACAATAGTGCGTATTGGTACCGATATATTTGGTGCCCGACAATGA
- a CDS encoding hydroxymethylpyrimidine/phosphomethylpyrimidine kinase → MRPTILVFGGHDPSGGAGIQADIETIGSLGGHAATVITALTAQDSHSVKAVEPVSLDLFIQQARLLLDDMSMQAIKIGMVGSIEICEAIHTLLTEHSDVPVILDPVLADGGGGYLSTDGVAEAISTLLIPLATVATPNRKELMQLAPDGDTLQASGAELISMGCEYLLITGTDNPTADEEPDKVHHLLMNRDGIKELFQYPRLPNNYHGSGCTLASSIATGIAAGENVDEAVVRGLEFTWNSLNNSFHPGSGQHFPDRFRSK, encoded by the coding sequence ATGAGGCCGACGATATTGGTCTTTGGTGGCCACGACCCAAGCGGTGGCGCCGGGATTCAGGCAGATATTGAGACTATCGGATCACTCGGTGGTCATGCTGCAACTGTCATAACTGCACTAACAGCACAGGATAGCCATTCAGTAAAAGCTGTAGAGCCAGTCTCTCTGGATCTGTTTATTCAGCAGGCTCGGCTCTTGCTGGATGATATGTCGATGCAGGCGATAAAGATCGGAATGGTCGGCTCCATAGAGATCTGTGAGGCAATTCATACTCTATTAACTGAACACTCTGATGTCCCGGTTATCCTTGACCCTGTTCTGGCAGACGGTGGCGGGGGCTACCTCTCAACTGATGGCGTAGCTGAGGCTATATCTACCCTTTTGATCCCGCTTGCTACTGTTGCAACCCCAAACCGCAAGGAGCTGATGCAGTTGGCCCCTGATGGAGACACTCTGCAGGCCAGTGGTGCTGAGCTCATCTCTATGGGTTGTGAATATCTGCTGATTACAGGAACTGACAACCCCACAGCTGACGAAGAACCTGACAAGGTTCACCATCTGCTGATGAACAGGGATGGAATAAAAGAACTCTTTCAATATCCTCGGCTTCCCAATAATTATCATGGATCCGGATGCACTCTGGCATCATCTATTGCCACAGGTATAGCTGCTGGAGAAAATGTAGATGAGGCAGTTGTCAGGGGATTGGAGTTTACCTGGAATAGTCTGAATAACAGTTTTCACCCGGGTAGCGGACAACATTTTCCAGATCGGTTTCGTAGCAAATAG
- a CDS encoding thiamine phosphate synthase — protein sequence MKQKLSGLYLITDRRLTDKAGLVPAVAEAIQGGVSIVQYRNKHANRERKLWEISDLATLCRPLGIPLIVNDDTDLVIESGADGVHLGSDDGSVEEARKLLGNEAIIGVSCYNSFDSARMAAEQGADYIAFGRFFPSQTKPDAVHATTEVLTQARTELQLPIVAIGGVDSSNGKSLIDAGADMLAVINAVLGATNIQQAAQDIANLFDTK from the coding sequence ATGAAACAAAAACTATCCGGCCTCTACCTTATTACTGACCGCCGCCTTACTGACAAGGCTGGTCTTGTCCCTGCAGTGGCAGAGGCAATTCAGGGGGGCGTAAGTATTGTTCAGTACAGAAACAAGCACGCAAACAGAGAGCGCAAACTCTGGGAAATATCGGACCTTGCCACTCTCTGTCGCCCTCTCGGCATCCCGCTTATCGTTAATGATGATACCGATCTGGTAATAGAATCAGGTGCTGATGGCGTCCACCTTGGCAGTGATGATGGCTCAGTCGAAGAGGCACGAAAATTACTGGGAAATGAGGCTATTATTGGAGTCTCCTGCTACAATTCGTTCGATAGCGCACGGATGGCCGCAGAACAGGGGGCTGACTACATAGCCTTTGGCAGGTTCTTCCCCTCACAGACCAAGCCGGATGCAGTTCATGCAACAACTGAGGTGCTGACACAAGCCCGCACAGAGTTGCAGCTGCCGATCGTCGCAATTGGAGGAGTAGATAGCAGTAATGGCAAATCACTGATTGATGCAGGGGCAGATATGCTTGCTGTAATTAATGCTGTTTTGGGCGCTACAAATATCCAGCAAGCTGCCCAGGATATTGCCAACCTGTTTGATACCAAATAG
- the hemL gene encoding glutamate-1-semialdehyde 2,1-aminomutase, which translates to MTRSHDLFEEAQQHIPGGVNSPVRAFRGVGGDPVYIQRAEGAYIHDEDGNRYVDYVGSWGPMILGHAHPDVVKVVQDGAANGLSFGAPTEIETQMAEKVKELVPSIEMVRMVSSGTEATMSAIRLARGYTGRDKILKFEGCYHGHADSLLVKAGSGALTLGVPTSPGVPASLAEHTLTLSYNNIDQVRELFAEVGREIACIIVEPVAGNMNCVPPVIGFLEGLREVCDEYGTVLILDEVMTGFRVSLGGAQGKLGITPDLTTLGKVIGGGMPVGAFGGKREIMEHLAPLGPVYQAGTLSGNPLAMAAGLKTLELISAPNFFADLEEKVKTLTDGIMAAAADNNIPMQYNRIGGMFGLFFTEDEKIENFDQVMACDSERFGKFFHGMLDEGIYLAPSAFEAGFVSAAHTDSDLQTTIDAARKVLATL; encoded by the coding sequence ATGACCCGTTCACATGACCTTTTTGAAGAGGCCCAGCAACATATTCCTGGTGGAGTAAATTCACCTGTTCGCGCATTCAGAGGTGTTGGTGGAGATCCTGTCTACATCCAGAGAGCCGAAGGGGCCTATATCCATGATGAAGATGGTAATCGTTATGTTGATTATGTTGGATCATGGGGGCCAATGATCCTGGGGCATGCACACCCTGACGTTGTAAAAGTTGTACAGGATGGTGCAGCAAATGGTCTGAGCTTTGGTGCTCCTACAGAGATAGAAACCCAGATGGCCGAGAAGGTAAAAGAGCTCGTACCATCAATTGAGATGGTGCGTATGGTTAGCTCAGGTACTGAGGCCACCATGAGCGCAATCAGACTTGCTCGAGGCTACACAGGACGAGACAAGATTCTGAAGTTTGAAGGATGCTACCACGGCCATGCTGATTCTCTACTGGTAAAAGCCGGCTCTGGTGCATTGACCCTGGGGGTACCAACCTCACCCGGTGTTCCTGCCTCACTTGCTGAACACACCCTGACCCTGAGTTATAACAACATTGATCAGGTACGTGAACTCTTTGCCGAGGTTGGCAGGGAGATAGCCTGTATCATCGTGGAACCTGTTGCTGGAAACATGAACTGTGTGCCTCCTGTTATCGGTTTTCTGGAGGGGCTGCGTGAGGTCTGTGATGAGTATGGAACAGTATTGATTCTGGATGAGGTCATGACCGGTTTTCGTGTAAGCCTTGGTGGCGCTCAGGGCAAACTTGGCATTACCCCAGACCTGACCACACTTGGCAAAGTTATTGGTGGTGGAATGCCGGTTGGCGCATTTGGTGGCAAACGCGAGATCATGGAACATCTGGCTCCACTTGGTCCTGTCTATCAGGCTGGGACCCTATCTGGCAACCCTCTGGCGATGGCGGCAGGACTGAAGACTCTTGAGTTGATCTCTGCTCCCAACTTCTTTGCTGATCTGGAAGAGAAGGTAAAAACCCTGACTGACGGCATTATGGCTGCTGCTGCAGATAATAATATTCCGATGCAGTACAACCGTATCGGCGGCATGTTTGGCCTCTTCTTTACCGAGGATGAGAAGATCGAAAACTTTGACCAGGTTATGGCTTGTGACAGCGAGCGCTTCGGTAAATTCTTCCACGGCATGCTTGATGAAGGAATATATCTTGCCCCATCCGCCTTTGAGGCCGGTTTTGTCTCTGCCGCCCATACTGATAGCGACCTGCAGACAACAATAGATGCTGCGCGCAAGGTTCTGGCGACTTTATAG
- a CDS encoding S49 family peptidase, protein MTINSNELSAAVHELKREIRKGRWFKNLLYAFVIGYLILLILISAGVIDEIDPGERIATIKLHGEIGSDTINSADNLAPAIRKAAEDKRVKHIVLQLNSPGGTPAQAERLWQTIRTVKKENPEKKIYATIDELCASACYYIASATDEIHATEVSLVGSIGVRMGGFGFVEAMKEHGIEQRELTAGEYKALLDPFSPRNEEAETFLKEHVLTTTHDIFIDRVKEGRGENLSTTTELFNGLIWVGQEAKGLGLIDGHMSTHEIAETLDIDNVVDYTPKVDLFEQYANQFAASLATVLKGQAAPQLEM, encoded by the coding sequence ATGACAATTAATTCAAACGAACTTTCAGCCGCTGTTCATGAGCTCAAGAGAGAGATTCGCAAGGGGCGCTGGTTCAAGAACCTGCTTTATGCATTTGTAATCGGCTACCTGATTCTGTTGATACTGATCTCTGCAGGGGTTATTGATGAGATTGACCCAGGTGAACGTATTGCCACCATCAAGCTGCATGGGGAGATCGGTAGCGACACAATTAACAGTGCGGATAACCTTGCACCAGCCATACGCAAGGCAGCTGAGGACAAGCGAGTCAAACATATTGTGCTTCAGCTTAACTCTCCTGGTGGCACTCCTGCACAGGCAGAACGGCTTTGGCAAACTATTCGCACCGTAAAAAAAGAGAACCCGGAGAAAAAGATTTACGCCACAATTGACGAGCTCTGTGCATCAGCCTGTTACTACATCGCCAGCGCTACTGACGAGATTCATGCAACAGAGGTCTCTCTGGTTGGTTCTATCGGTGTACGCATGGGGGGCTTCGGTTTTGTGGAGGCGATGAAGGAGCATGGCATCGAGCAGCGTGAGCTTACGGCAGGAGAGTATAAGGCGCTTCTCGACCCATTCTCTCCAAGAAATGAGGAGGCTGAGACTTTTCTCAAAGAGCACGTGCTGACAACCACCCACGATATTTTTATCGATCGGGTAAAAGAGGGGAGAGGAGAAAACCTCTCCACCACAACAGAGCTGTTTAATGGGTTGATATGGGTTGGACAGGAGGCTAAAGGGTTGGGGTTAATTGATGGACACATGTCCACCCATGAGATTGCCGAGACTCTTGATATTGATAATGTGGTCGACTACACCCCCAAGGTTGATCTGTTTGAGCAGTATGCAAACCAGTTTGCCGCAAGTCTCGCCACTGTGTTGAAGGGACAAGCCGCTCCACAGCTAGAGATGTAG